GTGAGTCACATAACTCTGAAccataatttcctcatttataaaatgggggtagtaatatCTGTAGTATATAACTCACACATTTCTGTGAGGCACAAATGAGATAAGTATGTAAAGTGCTCTTCAtgttttaaagcactatataaatgtcaagcTGTGGATTGTTGAGAATTTCATTAgtataatttcattagtatagagatTCCCCAGTGTGGACATTCTATCCACCAATGCAAATTGACTATTCATCTCTAACTTAGAgtcatagagagttgcctagggatTATTATCATACTCCAGccctggaaaaaaattcaatttagcaaatttattaaacacctactatgtgtatggcataaaatgaaaatactagaCTTATCTGAAAGATATCAGGTTTCAGGCAAGTAAGAAATATACACACTACCAATCTAGAACATGCTCTAGAAGAAGACAGCTACCAGCAGAAAAGAGAAGTACCTGTGTGGGTAGGTAGAGATAAGACCATGGGCCACCACCAATCAGTAAACCAATGGTTCAGAAATGCTGTCACAGCAGAAGTAGCATTTTCTATCCATATGTTGTGCGTACTGCTGAAGATTAACTCATCATTATAAtcaataatagaaaataaatcagTGCAGAACTGTATAGGTTTGAGACAGTTTGGCCTGTGCTTGAAACATGAACAAAAATCAGTCAATTAATATACATTCTCACAACATGGGTGATGCAGTAGagagagtactaggcctggagtcaggaagacctgagttcaaatatagcctcagacactcactagctatgtgaccagtcacttaaccttcctttgcctcagtttgatcatctgtaacatgaggataataatagcacatatctTGATGAGTTGtcctgagaatcaaatgagataatatttgtaaaaagcacctagcacaatacctggttagtgttagctattactataCCACTCAGAAAGGGAGCAGTATGCCTAAGGTGAGAATTTTTTGCATTAATAGAAAACGAATATAAAGGGTAGATTGGGAGAGACTTCCTTTAGAAAGCTTTAAATGCTAGGCTAAGGAGGGTAGTCCTCACCCAACAGATAACAAAGACCCATAAAGGCTTTTAAGTAGAGGAACAAATGCGATAAATATAGCATTGATCTGCCAGTGTTGTATAGGGTGGGAGGGGGTAGGCCGTATATCACCTCCTGCCCCTTACCCAGAACAGTACTGCGCACGTTGTCAGTACTCTATTAATGTGCTGAATGAATTCATGAATATCAAATAAATAGCAACTTATGAATATTGTAAATGTAgcatcttttcaattttttaaactagTTCCCTCACCTACATGTAAATGCATGagtaataaaaagagagagaaataagtaACCTGTTCTTCCACCCCAAGGTAAATGATAATCAAGATGTAGAAATTATTTATCTTATCCTAGGGTGCTTATTTTCCAGGCCCAGATATGTTCTATAGTGCTCAGGTCTGCATGCATCATCCTACCTTAgccatgtacatgtgtgtgcatgcactcTTCTTTTGGAAGGAATGtagatatatgcacatgcatatatagatacatatatacatatacagagaaagattggccaaagaaatttttaaaaagcagagcctttcttccttcccttctcagtcAGAAGTATTCTGTCCTCaattctctttttcaaaaaaaaatttaaccacGATTTTGGGACTGTTTTTTTTAACACAGTTTTTTAGCAACAATTTATTCTTCTTACTGGTGATTGTAGTAGAGAGAGACTTACTGAGTCTTGCTTTTTGTTCTTCAAAATAAAGATTATCAAAGAGATAATTTTAGTGTGATATAAAGCATGCTGTTCACGTTGAAAAGTGGCCAGGAAGAATATATCATACCTGTATGTGATTTTCATTTCAGTACCAagttcttcccttttccagatCAAAGTAATTCCATCTGGGAACTTCTTCATTGTGGATCCAAGTAGCTGActatatttaaaacaaacaaaaaaaaaacatttttttagagGGTTTCATATGTGTTGTTACTTTTGGGaggttttgttgggtttttttctcgGTATTAGCATATCAATCAGTGTCATGTTTGGATTGACATACTTAGCACTCTGGAGATATGGATTACCAAAACTGCTAATAAAGTTTTCTGCCTTTCTGATGACAAGAAAGGATGGCAGAAAGGATTGTGATTAGAAGTTGGAAAGGATTCTGAgttcaagaaatgaaaaattagCCAAGTTCATTACCAACTTATATTCTCAAACAGAAGATAAAGCCAGAGAACACTCCAAACTTGATGTCTTGGGACCCgagtaaaaaaaattacatttgataCTTCAATGCAAACAGGAAGTAATTGCTTTTATAATATTCTGTTcatggggaaggggcagggagtCTAGAATTCATAAGAATTTGCGGCAGCAGGAATCCAGCAGTTAAGCCTCTAACAAAATAGTAACCCCTGGACTAAGAAATGATGCAGTCACTCCCTGGGAAAATCCatctttcttttggcttttgGGCATCTGTCTCCATTACTCCAGCTATCAGGTCCACAGGATCTGCCCTTACCAAATAGAGGAAGAGTCCTTTCAcgtgagagaaataattattaataaccaattaaaaggagtggggggggggcgggagaggggaattcaggtttttttcctttctatttcttcatttaaagaCTAGGTCAAAGCAGCTTCTGAAGGACACGGCTAATGATGAGATTAGGTTACCATTCTTCTCAGTCTTGggcaggaccccacccaactgggAAAACTTATTTCTCATTAAAGGGTAAAGAGAATCTAATCTAGATAAATTCGGGCCCATGGTTCAGCTACCTAAGTGGTTCAGGTGGAGGTAAATCCGTTTGTATAGACTGCCTGAGGGGTGTGGTCTGGGTGGAGATGAGTCCTGTGATCAGAGTCCAGTTCCCcccccctcattagaataagcccacctctcattataatattcattctctcactaactgttaaccagtcagagttgatttCTGCCTGTGTGGAACACTGCTCTCCCAAAGGCATTTAAGTATTCAGAGGACCTCCAAGGCCCATCTTTGGCTTCCAAGAGGGCCATTGGCCTCATTTTATTGGTTATTTgctaattgattattaattactcagaaactgtGTCTTAGATTTCTCATTCAGCACAGGTGTCTTTTACCGCAAGCCAAAAGGATTAGAAAGTTCATATTCTTTGCACATTGTGTTAAACACCTGCTCCccacttccttcattttctcttatCCCTGGCTAATGCCAGCTGCCCCTCCCTTCAACCAACTTAATCCTATGCTTTTATTACTCCTTTCGGTTGAGATCGGTAACTGTATTTATATAATGACCACTAGAAAACTAACGCCATCCATAATACTTAGGGAAGCACTACCACCTATAATTCTGTTTACATATTCTTTCTAAAAGAAAGTTGTTCCTAGTGCTTTAGAAACAGATAAATGTGATTGGGAACATTAGTCAATTCACAGTGAGATCAATGGCCTATCCAGACCAGCTACTAATCTccaacaaagaaaaattttagggatatttataataataactaatctCCTGGCTGTCCTCCTTAAAAGCTAGACATAcactggggtgggagagaggagggaacgggtggggcaggaagggggggaacagggagagaagaagaggaaaggaggcagggaagggaataagcatttatataacacctactatgaccaggcactgtgtcaagcacttctaaaaatattatctcaattgagaATTCcaaacattacttttttttttttttacaatttccaaaataattttattgtcaGGATTCTGTACTTTAGTTCTCCTTCTCCTGTACAGTCTTGGTACCCCGGAGTCGACCAGTGCGCCGGGCAGCAATGAGACCGACCTTTCGTCCAGCTGGGGCGTCTCTTCGAATGGTGGATGGTTTTCCAATATGCTGGTGATTACCTCCTCCGAAGGGATGTTCCACAGGATTCATGGCCACACCCCGGACACGAGGCCAGCAGTTTCTTTTGGCCTTGTATTTGTGGTAGGCACGACCTGCCTTAAGGATAGGTTTATCAATACGACCTCCTCCAGCAACAACACCAACCACAGCTCTGTTTGCGGAGGAGATCACTTTCTTAGAGCCTGAAGGTAGCTTTACTCGTGTCTTCTTGGTTTCAGGATTGTAAGAAATCACTGTGGCGTAGTTTCCAGATGCACGGGCAAGCTTACCCCGGTCCCCAGGCTTTTCTTCAAGACAGCACACTATGGTCCCTTCAGGCATAGTGCCAACTGGGAGGACATTGCCAATGTTGAGCTGAGCTTTCTTACCACAGTACACAAACTGGCCGGTATGGATGCCTTCAGCAGCAATGAACAACTCTGTCCTCTTTTTAAATCGGTAAGGATCCCGGAAAGCTACTTTTGCAAGAGGAGCCCCTCGGCCTGGATCATGGATTATGTCCTTTACGATACCCTTAATGTAGCCATGCCTCTCGGCGAAGTCGACCGCCCGGAGCTTGGCGGCCCCTTTCCTGTGCTTCACGTGAGCGCGGAAGACGGAGCCCGCACCCTTCCTCTGACCACGGATCACTCGGCCCATCCTGCGCGGTCTGGCTCCGGACTTGCTAGAAAGAGCCAAACATTACTTTAATAATGAATCTGTAATGTATTAGTTTCTCTACTATTTTCTTGAACCTATTGTAACTAAGGCTCTGAGGAAGTCCAAGAGGAGAGATTTCTTCTACTTCAAAGCTAAGAGTTAACTAAAAAGAGCAACGTAATACTCCAATGGAAAAGATCCCTGTAATACCCAGAGAATAAGAGTCTAGAAGTGGCAAAAACTTCAGCTGTCCATCAAAGACCAAGACCAGGGAATCCAGCCAATCAGTTCATCCTGCAAAGACACTGTCCTGTGAAGGGCACAGTACCTCCACTGCATACCCAGCCCAGGCTAAAAGCAGCCATACCCATTAGCTAAGCAACCAAGCAACCTGGGCCTTCAGCCCATCTGAGCCAAAGATCA
This region of Trichosurus vulpecula isolate mTriVul1 chromosome 3, mTriVul1.pri, whole genome shotgun sequence genomic DNA includes:
- the LOC118843398 gene encoding 60S ribosomal protein L8-like, with product MGRVIRGQRKGAGSVFRAHVKHRKGAAKLRAVDFAERHGYIKGIVKDIIHDPGRGAPLAKVAFRDPYRFKKRTELFIAAEGIHTGQFVYCGKKAQLNIGNVLPVGTMPEGTIVCCLEEKPGDRGKLARASGNYATVISYNPETKKTRVKLPSGSKKVISSANRAVVGVVAGGGRIDKPILKAGRAYHKYKAKRNCWPRVRGVAMNPVEHPFGGGNHQHIGKPSTIRRDAPAGRKVGLIAARRTGRLRGTKTVQEKEN